The following are encoded in a window of Bacillota bacterium genomic DNA:
- a CDS encoding PadR family transcriptional regulator produces MSYSSEILRGNTETIILAILSKKDSYGYEIMKTIIEGGKGLFTIKDATVYTAFKRMEKEQLITSYWGDGDGSARRKYYRITDKGREVYAQKVEEWREIQVVLNNLIGGGM; encoded by the coding sequence TTGAGTTACTCAAGCGAAATATTGCGTGGCAACACCGAAACCATTATTCTGGCTATCCTCAGTAAAAAAGACTCATATGGCTATGAGATTATGAAGACAATTATTGAAGGCGGAAAGGGCCTGTTCACCATTAAGGATGCCACGGTCTACACTGCATTCAAACGTATGGAGAAGGAACAGTTAATCACCAGTTATTGGGGGGACGGAGATGGCAGTGCAAGGCGAAAATACTACAGAATTACCGACAAGGGCAGGGAGGTATATGCCCAGAAGGTTGAAGAGTGGAGAGAGATACAAGTTGTCCTAAATAACCTGATTGGGGGTGGCATGTAA